Below is a window of Candidatus Neomarinimicrobiota bacterium DNA.
TCAACCGTGATCAGCACACCCGCAAGAAACGGAACCAATTGGGCCTGCCGCCGGCTCTTCACCCAGTTTCGCCGGTCCAACCAGCCTACGAATCCTTCTACCCCTCCTGTGGCGCTCATGAGCGTCAACGTGGCGCCCACCAACAAGCTGTAAAAAATGATGCGCGTATTGTCCGCATCACTAAAGACCGAAACCAGCGACTCCGCCGTGGACCAGAGACCTGTGAAGGGATTCCACCCCTCCAATACCCACCACCCCAACCAGACACCAAACAGGAGGGCAGGATAGATCTGCTTTTTCCACAGTGCGAGCCCCAGCGCGCCAACAGGGGGAAGTAACGACCAGATGCCGTATGTTTCCACGGGAAATGGTTAGTGGCGAGTGGTGAGTGGTGAGTGGAGATGGATCATAGGAAGACTTAGGATTAGAAACTAGGTGCAGTGAGAGCAGCCACCGGCTGACGAATGTCGCCTGCCGCATCGACACGAAGATTTCGGTGCTGACACACCCATCGTGGCCGGAGCTCCCATGAGCCGCTCTGGATTTCGCGCAGAACAGTCAGGACACACCACTTCCCTGTCGTCATCCCAGTTCGTGAGAAGCTCCTCAAACGTTCGACCACACTTATTACAATAGTAATCGTACATGGGCATGGGGTTGATCCCTCCGACTAATCCATTTTCTGATCTTCTGCGGGAGCGTTCATGGACGCATTCCACGCTTTCATGCCACCTAGTAGGTTAGTCACACGAAAACTGTGGCGCGAAAGAAGTGTGGCTGCCGTCCGGCTACGATTCCCGCTACGGCAGTACGCGATAATCTCCTTGTCCTTGTAATCATTTAGCTCGCCCACTCGCTCCTCCAATTCTCGTACAGGAATAAGAATGGCTCCCTCCAGGTGGCCAAGGGGACCCGTGAACTCCCTAGGTGACCGTACATCCAATAGCACGAGATCTTCGCCTCTCTCCAGCCTCTCCTTCAGCCGGGCCGGCGTGATGTTTTCGTAGACGGGTTCCTTCCCAATCGTAGCGCGTGTCTGGCAGGCAACAAAAGCTCCGATGCCCATCAGGATAATCGCGATAATACCTGCTCTCATAAACACCTCGTGAAAGATTTAACAAATAATTTACCACACTCTATCAAAGAAATACACCTCTTCAATGATAAAGTGTCACAACCATCCAGGCGAACGCCAGAGCGATGATGGCTTCAAGGAGAAGTTCATAACGGACAAGGAGAAACGGTTCTCCAAGAAGATTGAAGGGGGCAAATACCTCGAAGAAAAAGAATGTGAGCCATACAATCGCTCCGAAGATCAGAACTTTCCTGCCCATTTTTTCCGTCAATTGCGGACTCACAAAGGCATAGAGACTCACCAGACCCAGGGACCACAGATAAAGTAGAAGCATCACTGCGAGTTTCTTAACCGTCTACTGTGCGAGATCATCACGAAACGGGGTGATCGCCAGCAGCGGTTCAAGCCGCCTCCACATATTCAGACGTTTCTCGCTCTGACCGAATTCTCCTGAAAAAACAATGCGTTGGGAAACAGGATTTCCAAATAATACAAGAAACGCTAACGAGGCCCGCCACCCAGGCAGCCACCGAAGCCACGATCCCCTTTCGCCAATTAAACCCTTCCATAACTTACCCCTTCAACACCTTAATACTTCTCCGAAGGAGTCCCCCCGGGAAACACTCTAACCCGCTTTTCTCACCATAGATCGTAGTCCCGACGCGTTGGGAGAGGAGACGTTTATGAATACAAGGCCTACAGAGAAAAATTGACGGAGGTGTACTAGACAGTACGTCGAGTACATCCCGATAGCTATCGGGTCGCCGTTGTCGTAAGCATTACACTCCGTTGCAGTAGATTTGGTGGTGAGAAATGCGGGCTAACACCTACAACCCATATCTTTCCCCACTTCCCGTAACGGGAATCACAACCTTTTGCCCTGGTCGAATCCATCCACTCCCGGTAAGTTGTTGGAATCCCAGCCACGCCACTCCCACCTCCGGGGAGGGATTTGTTCCCGACGCCTGTGCCACTTCGTCCAGAGCAGATTGAATGAGCGCTTCTTTCACGATGACCGCTGTCCCCCGGCTTTCCCGCAGTACCTTCAACATCCATGATCCTCCAATGGGATCAGGTGAATTTAGGCCGAGGGCAGCGGTGTGGCCTTTCTTCCATGGCTGGCATCGATCCCGCCCTTCAACAAACGCCTTCACAACCGGGGCACACTCCGAGGACTGAACCACCACCATGCGTGGGAGTTCATCCTCAACCCAATGGAGGCGTCTCATTTCGTTAAATGCCTTCCACATGCCGATGAGGCCTGTACCTCCACCAGTGGGATATATCACCACATCCGGGAAATGCCAACCCAACTGCTCCGCGATCTCATACCCTAGCGTCTTCTTTCCTTCCACCCGGAACGGCTCTCTCAGAGTTGACAGATCAAACCAGGCTGCTTCTTTTTCCTCCTGCATCCTCAATGCGGACTCTGCGAGCGTGTTCCCAGCGAGTCTCACATCTGCACCGTAATTTTCCGTCTCCTTCACGAAGGCATGGGGAATTCTTCCCGGCAGGTAGACGTGGCAGACAACACCGGCCTCTCTACCGTAGGCTGCCGCCGCAACGCCCGCATTCCCTGCTGAAGGGAGACATATTTCTTTTACTCCATATTCCTTTGCTTTCGAAATGGCCACGGCCATACCGCGATCTTTGAAGGAGCCGCTAGGATTCTTGGTTTCGTCCTTGAAACAGAGAGAAATGCCCCTGTAGTCACCCGCTTCAATAAATGGGGTCCACCCCTCGCCAAGGGTGATCCTCTGCTCCTCGCTTGTGGGAGACAGTACGCACTCATAGCGCCAGAGGGAAGACAGATTGATATCGATAGCTTCGCGTGTTGGGAGTTTTCCTGGCCAGATGATCTCCACCTGAAGGGGGTGCCCGCATGAGCAGAGAGTAGGAGGATCACCGCCCGAATAATCGTTCCCGCAGAACGTACAGACAAGCGCGGTGTCGCGGGCGGGACTATTGATTAAGGATGGCCTCCATCATCTCGGGGTCGTCAGGTAGGAGCTCTGACTTCACCAGTCTCGGGGTCAGTTGGCGCCACCGGTCATCTTTTCCAAACACGGATTTGAATATCGGAAGGGCCTCGTCAAGACGGCCGCTGCTGGCTAACGTCACGCCGCTCCAGAAAGGTAGTTCTATGTTCTCCGGGTAGAACCGGGCGGCCGCATCGTACTCTTTCAGGGCGCTCTCGATATCACCCTTCTCCAACAGCTGGTCGCCCTTGTTCGCATGGTCATAAGCCCGGTGTATCCGGATCAGTCGCTTTAATTGCTTCAGAGGCTCCGGGTGATCCTCCACCCTGAGATCCATCACAACGTCTTTCCAGGGAATCCCTGTGGGCGTGCCGTTGACAATCAACATAGCGGCCGATTGACGTCCCCGGATGTCACCCCCTTCACTTTCTGCCGCCTCCAGGGCAGCCATCATCCGGTCAGCCAAATCACCTTCTGCCGATTCAAAGGCTTCTGCCATGGCGGGCCATACGGCGGACTTCTCCATCAGATTTGCCTGAACGGAATAGTTGTCTCCACCCTGGTGGCCCGCTGCTTCGATGCACCTGTCTCCCGTATGCACCGCCACGTTACCCCGAATATCAACCATTGCCACTTGTCGCACCGCCTCTCCTTCATCTTCGGAAAGGAGTCTTGCCAGGGCTTCCCCAGCCGTCATTCCCTCCTTCATCAGGCTCAGACCATCAGGTCCGTAGTCTACCTTTACGAAGGACTGGGTGGCCACTGCTCCTACTCCGGCTTCGGCCCACGGAACCACGGATCCTACAGAAAACCAGTGACTCTGCACCGCAACTCCCAGTTCCTTCGTCTCCGGATCGAGAGCCACAATGGAATAGGTACTCACGGGGCGGGAAGGCATTTCCTGGGAAATGGCAACGGTGGTGGTCACGGCAACAAGGCATGTGAATGAAAGAATCTGTCGACTCATGGTATCCTCCCTTCGTTGGTGTAAAAGTTACCCATTATTGCCCGGCCCCCACAAATGCCTTATATTGCGTCTCGCTCTTCCAACGAGGGGGGCAGAATGAGAATATTGTTGATGTCCATGCCAAATGCTATTATGGCATTCATTAAGGGTGCCAGAATCCCTAACCTTGCCCTTTCATCTCTGGCAGGAAATCTCGAAACAGGACATAAAGTCGCCATCGCCGATCTTGTTCTTTGCAGGGGGAATCTCAAGAAATATCTGGCTCGGCTTCTCAAAGATTTCTGCCCGGATGTGCTGGGTCTGACCTGTTTTAGCTTCCAGTACGATACCGCAATTCGGATCGCAAAAATGGCGAAAGAACTTGACCCCACCGTCCGGATTGCGCTGGGAGGATATCACCCAACGCTCTGCTACGAAAACATTCCGGAGGAGGAATCTCAGTACATTGACTTAATTGTTCGACATGAGGGGGAGAAAACATTCCGGAACCTAATTCGTGCCCTGGAAGGTAAACAAGATTTAGCGGATATTCCGGGCCTATCTTACAAGGCGAATGGCGAATTCATCCATAATCCTGCCGCCGGGAATCTGAACCTGGAGGAGATAGCACTTCCCGACAGAACGTCCCGAATACTGTTCGGTTACCATGCGTGGGGCCGGCCTTGTGATGTGATTGAGACCTCCCGGGGATGTACCTTCGACTGCAGCTTCTGCACCATCATCAAAATGTACGGCAGAACCTTCAGGCGTTACCCCATAGAGCGAATCATCCAGGACATCGGCGATGCTCAAGCACGTGGAGCCAAAGCCATTTTCATGGTTGACGACAACATCACTCTCAACATGGGACACCTGGAAGAGGTGTGCGATGCCATCATTGCCTCCAAATTGAACCACATCCACTACATTATTCAGGCCAGCGTACGAGGCATATCCAGCAGCAAAAAAGTTGTGGACAAGATGGGAAAGGCGGGGTTTAAGACTGTTTTTCTCGGCATAGAAAATGCAAGTGATGGAAATCTTGAGTTCTTCAGGAAAGATAATCAGGTGAATCTTGACCGGACGGAAAGGGCCGTTGCCTATCTAAGGGAGAACCGGATTATCGTTCTGGGAGCCACCATTGTGGGGAATCCGGAAGATACCGAAGAATCCATATGGCAGAATTTTCATTTTCTCAAGAAACTCAAGGTGGATGGGCCCCTATTTTTCAATCCTACACCACTGCCTATGACGGAACTGAGGGAGGAAACATTGAAGATGGGACTGGTGGTCAATCGCCATGATTTTTCCTGGTATATGGGAACGAAAGCAAATTCCCGCAGCTACCATCTCTCTCCCGAAGAAATCAACAGAATTGTCCTTGAGATGTATAAACGGTACCACAATTTCTTCCTTCTCGCAAAGAACAACGTTCGCAAACACTACCCACGCTATTTCTACAAGCGTCTATTGAAAGAGGGGGCAGCGAGTGCCTGGAATGGTCTTACACTAGGGCTCGGTTTTTATGATCGTGATCCCCTAAGGATCGCTCTAAAACGCGACACTAGACGAAGAGAGCAGTGGCTTCTTGGTAACCTCAACGGAAACTGCTCTTGCTTTAACTGCTCCTTCGCCCGGGGGGAAGCGGCGGTAGCAGTGTGATCCCCTGCCAGAGACACCTGTTTGATATCCCTGATGATATTGCCTACCTCAATTGTGCCTATATGTCCCCTCAGTTGCGCAGCGTCACTAACGCGGGTAGGGAAAGTACGGCCCTGAAAGCTTTTCCATGGCGTATCACGCCAGGGGATTTTTTTAATGCGTCCGATCGCGCTCGAGAATTATGTGCCCAGGTTATGGGCGCCGAAGCCCCTGATATCGCCATCATCCCTGCAGTAAGCTACGGCATGGCCGTTGCCGCTGCCAACGTTGACGTCCCCCGGGATAGCTCTATCGTGGTCCTGTCGGAACAGTTCCCATCCAATGTCTATCCCTGGAAAGAGCTGGCCCGGGAAAAGGGGGCGAACATAATCACCGTTCCGCGCCCGGAGAACTGGAACTGGACCACGGCTCTCCTTTCTGCCATCGACGAAACGATGTCCGTCGTTGCCGTGCCCCACTGTCACTGGACGGACGGGACCCTCATCGATCTTGAGAAGGTTGGTGATCGTTGCAGGGAGGTTGATGCGGCATTGGTCCTGGATGTCACCCAGTCCCTGGGTGTCCTCCCGTTACCCTTGAATTCGGTTCAGCCTGATTTCATGGTGACAGCCGCGTACAAGTGGTTATTGGGACCCTACAGCACCGGGTTCCTGTACGTCGCTCCCCCTCATCAGAATGGCCGTCCTCTTGAGAACAACTGGATCAGCCGAATAAACAGTGAGGACTTCGCAAACCTGGTTAACTATTCGAGCGAGTATCAGCCGGGAGCGAGACGTTTCGACGTGGGGGAACGAAGCAACTTTACCCTCATGCCCCTCGCGGTAGCCGCGTTAGAGCAAATCCTTCAATGGCAAGTTCCCCGCATTGCCGAGACCCTGTCACGAATGACAGATATGATCAGTAAGAGAGCCCGTGAGCTTGACCTCGCCGTATCGCCTCGGCACCTGAGGGCCGGGCACTTATTGGGGTTGCGATTCCAGCAAGGAGTGCCTGAAGAACTTCCGGCCCGCCTTTCAAGAGAGAAAGTTTACGTCAGTGTCCGGGGTGACTGCATACGCGTTTCCCCCTACCTGTATAACAACGAGGGTGATATCGATCGACTGTTTGACGTGCTTGAGGCGGTTCTCTAGATTAGAGAGAGTTGCTGAGTCTGGGCCAGTGAGACACGAAACACCATTTCTTCGTGACTATGAGTCTTTGTGGCAGGGAAGACCAGTTCAGAAGAGGGTTGACGCAAACCGGGGACGGTACTTCAGGGTGGTTTCGTGTTCTTCCCCCAGGATGTGAAAAATTCCGATAATAGCTTTTCGTGCAGCATCGTCCATACAACGGCGATCTTCCCCGAGGGACTCGATGAGTTTTTCCACTGCTTCGTCCCGATTGCCGGCACGCCATAATTTGATGCCTTCGGTGTAAAGCTTGCGGGCGAGAGAATCTTCATCTTCGGGCAGTTCCCCTTTCTCCAGATCGTATCGCGTTAATACCACCTCCGCTCTGTCGAAAAACAGGTCCCCGCTCTCAAACCGGGCGGCAAGTTTCCTGCTTTCCTCAGGATCGGTGGGAAAACTCGCTTCGGCGAGGATAATGGTGGCCTGTTT
It encodes the following:
- a CDS encoding DUF1028 domain-containing protein; this translates as MSRQILSFTCLVAVTTTVAISQEMPSRPVSTYSIVALDPETKELGVAVQSHWFSVGSVVPWAEAGVGAVATQSFVKVDYGPDGLSLMKEGMTAGEALARLLSEDEGEAVRQVAMVDIRGNVAVHTGDRCIEAAGHQGGDNYSVQANLMEKSAVWPAMAEAFESAEGDLADRMMAALEAAESEGGDIRGRQSAAMLIVNGTPTGIPWKDVVMDLRVEDHPEPLKQLKRLIRIHRAYDHANKGDQLLEKGDIESALKEYDAAARFYPENIELPFWSGVTLASSGRLDEALPIFKSVFGKDDRWRQLTPRLVKSELLPDDPEMMEAILNQ
- a CDS encoding threonine synthase, producing the protein MNSPARDTALVCTFCGNDYSGGDPPTLCSCGHPLQVEIIWPGKLPTREAIDINLSSLWRYECVLSPTSEEQRITLGEGWTPFIEAGDYRGISLCFKDETKNPSGSFKDRGMAVAISKAKEYGVKEICLPSAGNAGVAAAAYGREAGVVCHVYLPGRIPHAFVKETENYGADVRLAGNTLAESALRMQEEKEAAWFDLSTLREPFRVEGKKTLGYEIAEQLGWHFPDVVIYPTGGGTGLIGMWKAFNEMRRLHWVEDELPRMVVVQSSECAPVVKAFVEGRDRCQPWKKGHTAALGLNSPDPIGGSWMLKVLRESRGTAVIVKEALIQSALDEVAQASGTNPSPEVGVAWLGFQQLTGSGWIRPGQKVVIPVTGSGERYGL
- a CDS encoding rhodanese-like domain-containing protein, which gives rise to MRAGIIAIILMGIGAFVACQTRATIGKEPVYENITPARLKERLERGEDLVLLDVRSPREFTGPLGHLEGAILIPVRELEERVGELNDYKDKEIIAYCRSGNRSRTAATLLSRHSFRVTNLLGGMKAWNASMNAPAEDQKMD
- a CDS encoding radical SAM protein gives rise to the protein MRILLMSMPNAIMAFIKGARIPNLALSSLAGNLETGHKVAIADLVLCRGNLKKYLARLLKDFCPDVLGLTCFSFQYDTAIRIAKMAKELDPTVRIALGGYHPTLCYENIPEEESQYIDLIVRHEGEKTFRNLIRALEGKQDLADIPGLSYKANGEFIHNPAAGNLNLEEIALPDRTSRILFGYHAWGRPCDVIETSRGCTFDCSFCTIIKMYGRTFRRYPIERIIQDIGDAQARGAKAIFMVDDNITLNMGHLEEVCDAIIASKLNHIHYIIQASVRGISSSKKVVDKMGKAGFKTVFLGIENASDGNLEFFRKDNQVNLDRTERAVAYLRENRIIVLGATIVGNPEDTEESIWQNFHFLKKLKVDGPLFFNPTPLPMTELREETLKMGLVVNRHDFSWYMGTKANSRSYHLSPEEINRIVLEMYKRYHNFFLLAKNNVRKHYPRYFYKRLLKEGAASAWNGLTLGLGFYDRDPLRIALKRDTRRREQWLLGNLNGNCSCFNCSFARGEAAVAV
- a CDS encoding aminotransferase class V-fold PLP-dependent enzyme, yielding MIPCQRHLFDIPDDIAYLNCAYMSPQLRSVTNAGRESTALKAFPWRITPGDFFNASDRARELCAQVMGAEAPDIAIIPAVSYGMAVAAANVDVPRDSSIVVLSEQFPSNVYPWKELAREKGANIITVPRPENWNWTTALLSAIDETMSVVAVPHCHWTDGTLIDLEKVGDRCREVDAALVLDVTQSLGVLPLPLNSVQPDFMVTAAYKWLLGPYSTGFLYVAPPHQNGRPLENNWISRINSEDFANLVNYSSEYQPGARRFDVGERSNFTLMPLAVAALEQILQWQVPRIAETLSRMTDMISKRARELDLAVSPRHLRAGHLLGLRFQQGVPEELPARLSREKVYVSVRGDCIRVSPYLYNNEGDIDRLFDVLEAVL